Proteins from a genomic interval of Alteromonas macleodii ATCC 27126:
- a CDS encoding helix-turn-helix transcriptional regulator: MKSRLAFFDHATHQPSSCKDVLDIAFSNDGLDWKGIILEKGKSPHFYPQNVYTPYFYFALALESDLNWNIEANGSMVSLKTSPGNIWINPPKTPFTHDISEPCYFVILAVEERVFLDACPFKVEQDQLQFLNNYNVEDETIKGLIELLLLETQAKGRNGKAYLSNLLSALSAHYIQNYSNYRDLQDSSAKSVKIGKSQIDKIEQYIKENIGSTISVDALAELVFCSKFHFLREFKKSVG, encoded by the coding sequence TTGAAGTCACGTTTAGCCTTTTTTGATCATGCGACACATCAACCTTCATCGTGCAAAGACGTACTAGATATTGCGTTTTCAAACGACGGTCTCGATTGGAAAGGCATCATTTTAGAGAAAGGAAAGTCGCCTCACTTTTACCCTCAAAATGTGTATACCCCTTATTTCTATTTCGCACTCGCCCTTGAAAGCGATCTGAATTGGAACATTGAAGCGAATGGAAGTATGGTTTCTTTAAAAACCAGTCCGGGAAACATTTGGATAAATCCACCTAAAACGCCGTTTACACACGACATATCCGAGCCTTGTTATTTTGTTATTTTAGCGGTTGAAGAGCGTGTATTTTTAGACGCATGTCCGTTTAAGGTAGAACAAGATCAGCTGCAGTTTCTGAACAACTACAATGTGGAAGACGAGACCATAAAGGGGCTAATTGAGCTTCTGTTATTAGAGACACAAGCAAAGGGTCGTAATGGGAAAGCCTATTTAAGTAACTTATTGTCTGCACTTTCTGCTCATTATATCCAAAATTATTCAAATTACCGCGACCTTCAAGATTCCTCAGCAAAGAGTGTCAAAATAGGCAAGTCACAGATAGATAAGATTGAGCAATACATTAAAGAAAATATAGGCAGTACCATTAGCGTAGATGCGCTGGCCGAACTCGTTTTTTGCAGCAAGTTCCACTTTTTAAGAGAGTTTAAAAAGAGTGTTGGGTAA